Within Bacteroidales bacterium, the genomic segment ACCAGGTGGATCTGATGAATCAGATTGCAGCGATCTATGCACCAGTAAATTTTGATTCAGGCATTGCTTATTCTGCGCAGGCCCAAAGAAGCGCAACCGTTTATGGCTACTCTGCCGGAGTAGGAGCAGCCCGGCTTTATACAGGGAATGCATATTATTACAGGATGGACCTGAAAAATGCACTTCTTTCCTATCTGTCGGCCTTGAAAACGCTTGAAGAAATGAACCCAACTGAGAAACTGGGCGAACTCTATATGCAGCTCGGCAACATCAATTATTATATTGGCAGAACCGAAAAATCCATTTCATTTTACAAACTGGCATTAAAGAGCTTCAAAGCCATACACGATGACCGACAGGCGCTGCAGGTACCTTACGCTTTAGCGTTTACATACCTCATGGACAACCAGCCTGACAGTGCTGAATACTATGTTAAAATATTCCTGGCTGAGTGTGAGAAACTCAACGACCAATATTTAAGGGCAATTGGATTTAATGTTTTGGGATGGGCTTATTCCGCAATGTTAACTCCTGAAAGCCGGCAAAAAGCCATTGATTGCAATTATGAATCTCTGGAAATCGGAAAACAGATGAGCGATGAAACATTGATCTCCGTAAACTACCTCAATCTGGGCAACAATTTCGACCGGAGTGGATGGGAATTCGAAGGGTCAACGGTTGATTTGGTGCTGGCAAGATCATTTCACGAGAAAGCATTCCTGGCGGCACAAAAGGCTGGCCTTCATCTGCTGATGGGAGCCATTTCAAATTACCTCGCGGCGATCGATATTGAAGAAGGGAAATTCAAACAAGCTGAGGTTAACCTACAAAACAGCAAAAATCACCTGGATACTGTGCTGATGACGCCCTATAAGCATTCTTCTACCGGACCATTTAATTCGTTTGGAAAAATGGTTGACTATATCCTTGCGCAACAACACAGGGTTTATATGTATGAGCGGCAGTTTAAGCTCGAAATGGCCAGAGGAAAAACCAACAAAGCAATAGAATATCTGCACTTGATCTATCAATACAGCGACAGCATTTATGCCCAGCAGCAGGCGCGCCAGTTTGAGCTGATCATGGCCGAAGCCGAAGCCGAAAAAACAGATCAAAAGATCAGGACGCTGTCGCAGGAAAACGAATTGAGAAAAATGAGGCTGAACCAGTCGCTGCTGATTTTTGGTTCGGTTGGTGGTGCGATC encodes:
- a CDS encoding histidine kinase, which codes for MNQIAAIYAPVNFDSGIAYSAQAQRSATVYGYSAGVGAARLYTGNAYYYRMDLKNALLSYLSALKTLEEMNPTEKLGELYMQLGNINYYIGRTEKSISFYKLALKSFKAIHDDRQALQVPYALAFTYLMDNQPDSAEYYVKIFLAECEKLNDQYLRAIGFNVLGWAYSAMLTPESRQKAIDCNYESLEIGKQMSDETLISVNYLNLGNNFDRSGWEFEGSTVDLVLARSFHEKAFLAAQKAGLHLLMGAISNYLAAIDIEEGKFKQAEVNLQNSKNHLDTVLMTPYKHSSTGPFNSFGKMVDYILAQQHRVYMYERQFKLEMARGKTNKAIEYLHLIYQYSDSIYAQQQARQFELIMAEAEAEKTDQKIRTLSQENELRKMRLNQSLLIFGSVGGAILLFSMGLLMFIQRRRSLAEQKSASMEQRLLRAQMNPHFLFNSLASIQNYIINEKTDEATIYLSRFSQLVRNVLDNSVEENVSLENEVEATRNYLELQKVRYAGKFDYSIAVSPYIDPEKTMVPPMLAQPFVENSIEHGIKHLEGSGMIQIRYAPGDGMLRFEVEDDGVGRDMAAEIEGRRNIRHRSMSTSITRERLMPLNKKLKGKGQLEILDLKNEAGNPCGTLVRFGIPLLVKDDE